Within Sphingobium aromaticiconvertens, the genomic segment GCGGCATCCCGATGGCGGGCGCGTGGTGTCGGCGGCGCGGGCGCGTCGTATCAATGCGCTGATGCTGACCTGCGGTCATTATGACGCATCGGGCGACTTCGCCTTTCGTGTAGGCATTCCAGGGAAATCAGGGGTGGGCGGCGGCATATTGGCGATCGTGCCGGGCCGTGCCTCCATTGCCGTCTGGTCCCCGGGCCTGAACGAAAACGGCAATTCGAAACTGGGCACAGTGGCGCTGGAGGAACTGGCGCGGCACACTGGCTGGTCGGTATTCAGTCCGCCGGATTAAAAGCAGCAGTTTGAAGGCATCAGGGCGTTTCGTCGGCTCGCAGGCGGCGTAGCTTGGGCGTCGCTTCCATCTCGGCCGCGTCCTTGATCTCCATGCGCAGATCCTCGCGCATCTGGTGGATGGACGCGATGACCGGACCCATCGCCACGCCCAGGTCGACAAGCGCGGTTTCCGCCAGTTGCAGCGAGCTTTCCAGCGTTTCGGGCACCGCGTCGCTCGCCCCCGCCTTGTAAAGCTGGGCCGCGTGATCGGTGTCGCGCGCGCGGGCGATGATCGGCAGGTCGGGCACCCAGCCACGCACCCGCTTGGTCACGCGGACCGACAGCACCGGATCGTCCATCGTCAGGATCAGCGCGCGGGCATGACCCAGCCGCAACTTGTCCAGCATTTCCGGTCGGGATACATCGCCGAACAGGATCGGATAGCCGTTGCGTCGGGCCTCCGCGACGGCGTCGGGGTCGGACTCCACGGCGATGAAGCGCTGATTATGCTGTTTCAGCAGGTCGCAAACCATGCGGCCCACCCGACCGAAACCGATGACGACGGCGGCTGGCTCTACGTTGTCCTCGGTGATCGGCGCTGGCTCGTCGCCGCTCCCCATCTCTATCCGACGGGCGATGTCATGCCCGACCCGTGCCAGCAGCGGCGTAATGGTCAGGCCGATGGCGGTCACGATCTGCCAGAAGGCGGCGGTGGACGGCAGGATGAGCTGCGCGGCGGCGGCGGCGGACAGCACGATCAGGGTGGTTTCGGAAGGGCTGGACATCAGCACGCCGACCTCCAGCGCCACGCCCTTGCGGACCCCCGAAATGGAGAGGAGGACAGCCGTCACCAGCGTCTTGATCAGCACGACGCCAACGACCGCCATCATCAGGCTGGACCAGTTGGCCAGGATGACGCGCAGGTCCAGGCTCATGCCCACGGTAATCAGGAAGACGCCCAGCGCCAGCCCCTTGAACGGCGCGGTCATCACCTCGACCTCGCCGTGATAATCGGTTTCCGCGATCAGCAGCCCCGCAAGCAGCGCGCCCACGATCGGCGACAGTCCGGCGATCGAAGTGGCAAGGCTGGAGACGATGACGACCAGCAAACTGGCGGCCAGAAACACTTCGGGGCTTTTCGTGCGAGCCGCCTGGGCAAAGATATGCGGTAGCACCAGCCGCCCCAGCACGAGCATGACGGCGATGGTGATGCCGCCCCGGAGGAGCGTTTCGACCATCCCGTTCCACGCCCCCTCCGGGCTGGCGGCGACGGTGGGAGCAAGCGCGCCCAGCATGAAGATGATGGGGACCAGCGCCAGATCTTCGAACAACAGCATCGAAAAGGCGGAGCGGCCGACCGCGCCCTGCGTGCCGACCATCGGCAGCACCAGCGCGGTGGAGGAGAGGGCGAGGGCAAGGCCAAGGCCGATGGCCCCCGCCGTCGGCTGCCCCAGCATGTAGAGGCCGATAGCGATGATCGCGCCGCTGCCCAGCAGTTCGGCGGCGCCAACCCCGAATACCTGGGTTCGCATGGACCATAGGCGCCGGAAGCTGAGTTCGAGGCCGATCGAGAAAAGCAGCAGGATGATGCCCAGTTCCGCAAATGGCTCGATCGCTTCACGATTGGAGATCGTCACATGGAAGAGCCAGGGATATTGCCCGACAAGCGATCCGAGGCCCGCCGGTCCAACGGCCAGCCCGACCAGGATGAAACCGATCACCGGGCTGATGCGGAACCGGGCGAAGCCGGGGATGACCAGCCCGGCCGCGCCAAGCACGACCAGGGAATCGCTGAAACTATTTGGATCGAATGCGCCGGCCATGCGCCGACCATTGCGGCACACGATTAAAATTACCAGTAATTCCATGAAAAAAACGTCATTTCTCCGGGAGGGTAAGGGAGGATGACAATGATGCGGCTGGCTCGCTTGACCCCGATCGCACCCCTCATTACTCCTACAAATAAAGGGAGAATATTTGTGACACAGGGCCGTACTTCGACGAAGCGGGGAATCGGCCTGCGATGGGTACTGCTGTTGTCGGCAGCCCTGAGCCTGATGGGGCGCGACGCTGTATTCGCGCGGGCCGAGCCGACTGTGGCCGCAAGCCTGACGATTCATGGCGACAAACCCGGCGCGACCATCGATCGCAACATTTATGGCCAGTTCGTCGAACATCTGGGCCGCGGCGTTTATGAGGGGATTTGGGTTGGCAAGGATTCGCCAATTCCCAATGTTCGCGGCATCCGCAGCGATGTCGTGGCGGCGTTGCGTCAGGTCAAAGTGCCGCTGATCCGCTGGCCGGGCGGTTGTTTCGCCGACATCTATCATTGGCGCGACGGCGTCGGCGATCCTGCAAAGCGACCACGCGGAATCAATGCCGCCTGGAGCAACGCGCCGGAAAGCAATGCGTTCGGCACCCATGAATATATGGATCTGCTCGAACAGGTCGGCGCCGCGCCCTTTGTGTCCGTCAATGTCGGCAGTGGCAACGTTCGGGAAGCGGATGACTGGATGCGCTACATGACCGCCCCGGTGGACAGCGATCCGGGCCGGGAGCGGGCCACCAATGGCCGCACTCAGCCATGGGAAATGCCCTTTATCGGCATCGGCAACGAAAGCTGGGGCTGCGGCGGCAACATGACCGCGCAAACCTATGCCACCGCCCTCCGCCACTATGCCGCCTATGTCCGCACCTATTCAGGGCCGCGCGTTAAGCTGATCGCGGTGGGTGCGGATACGGACGATTATGCATGGACCGACACGGTCATGGCGCAGGCCATGCAATGGCGGCCCAATCCGACCCCACTGGCCTACACCACCGACCGGCCGTTGATGTGGGGCCTGTCACTTCACTTCTACGCCTTTGCGGGCAATGACTGGCGCAACAAGGGGCGCAATATCGGCTTTTCGGAGGCCGACTGGGCCGCTGCATTGGTGCGCACCAATCTGACCGACGACCTCATCACCCGCCATAGCGCGATCATGGATCGCCATGACCCGGAGAAAAAGGTCGGGCTGGCGGTCGATGAATGGGGCGGCTGGTTCGACAGTGAAAAGGATGCGCCCTCCGCGCTCTACCTGGAAAGCACGTTGCGCGATGCGGTGATCGCGGGCCTCAGCCTCAACATCTTCAACCGTCATGCCGACAGGGTAAGGATGGCGAACCTGGCGCAGATGGTGAATGTCATCCAGTCGTTGGTCCTGACGCGCGGCGACAAGATGGTCGTCACGCCGACCTGGCATATATTCGACATGTACAAGGTGCATCAGGACGCGACCCTCATTCCCGTCGATGTGGTCGCGCCGGACTATATCGCGGGCAATGCGCGCCTGCCGACGCTCAGCGTGTCCGCGTCACGTGATGCTGTGGGCAAGCTGCACGTTTCCATCGTCAACCTCGATCCCAACAAGCGCGCGGACATCCGTGCCGCACTGGTCGGGGTGAAGGGCAGGGTGGCCCGCGCCAGGGTGCTGACGGCCGACGCCATCGACACGCGCATCCGGTTCGAGGGACCAGACCCTTTTGTGCCGAAGCCAGTCAGGAATGTCCGCTTGCAGGGGGACCGGCTGACCCTGTCCGTTCCGGCCAAGTCCGTGACCATGGTTGAGATTGGGGCTGAGATTGAGGACTAAGGGCGATCGACCATTGGGAGACACTGCATGCCCGTTTCGCTCGCCATCAGTCTTGATGACATACTCGACGCGGCACGGGTGATTGCGCCCGCCGCTTTCTGCACGCCCTTGATCGAGAATGACGTGCTGAACGCCCGATGCGGGCGGCGCGTCCTGATCAAATTCGAAGGGGCGCAGCGGACCGGCTCGTTCAAGTTCCGGGGTGCTTATAACCGGCTCGCCCGGCTGGATGGTGCCGCGCGGGTGGCGGGGGTCGTTGCCTGGTCGTCGGGCAATCATGCACAGGGTGTCGCGGCGGCGGCGCGCCTGTTGGGCATGCCCGCGACGATCGTGATGCCCGCGGACGCGCCCGCGATCAAGCTTGCCAACACTCGTGCGCTGGGCGCGGAAATCCTGACTTATGACCGGCATAGCGAAAGCCGCGAAGAAATTGCGACGGCGCTTGCCCAGAGCCGGGGCGCGACGCTGGTCCCGTCCTTCGACGATCCCTTCATCATCGCGGGGCAGGGGACGGCGGGCCTCGAAATACTGGAGCAGGCCAAGGCAATCGGCGCGGAAGTCGGTCAAGTGCTTGTGTGCTGTGGGGGCGGGGGGCTGACCGCCGGAATCGCTACCGCTATTAAAGGCCAGTCCATCACCACCGCGATCCACACCGTCGAACCGGCTGGCTTTGACGATACCGCCCGTTCGCTGATCAGCGGGCGCCGCGAGCAGGTGTCGCCGGATGCTCGCTCCATCTGTGACGCGTTGCTGGCGCCTAGTCCCGGCGCGCTGACCTTTCCGATCAATCAGGCGCTGGTATCTGGCGGCCTTGTTGTCACGGACGATCAAGTGCGCGACGCCATCCGTTTTGCCTTCACTACGTTGAAACTGGTGGTTGAGCCGGGCGGTGCGGTGGCGCTGGCGGCGATGCTGCCCGGCCTTGCGCCGCAGGGCGAGGGGGCGAGCGTGGTCGTTATCTCCGGCAGCAACGTCGATCCCGACCTTTATGCCGCCATAATCGGCGGCATCGGATGATGCATGAAGGCGACGGGGTGCAGGGCATGGCGCTTTTCAGTCCAAAGTAATATGTCTGGATAGTTGCCAGATTGCCACTATCCATTGCTTATCGATCATGCTCGCAAGCCCTTGTCACATGAGCGCCATATTGCGGTCCTAGCGGCAGCGTCATCGAACCGGGGTCGGGACGCATCGCAGGGAAATACCGCACTTCCGGGATCTGGAAGATAGGCTGGGCCAATCGCGATACGCTGCCTCTGTTCGACAACACACCATCAATGGGGAAACATCTTGTCCAAAACAACCTTCGGACGGTCGGCTTTGCTCGTGAGCGCGGCATTTGGCGCGCTGTCCATCGCGACGACCGCGCAGGCTCAGGCTTCCGGGTCCGACGCCCAGCTTGACGAAATCGTCGTGACGGCGGAGCGGCGTTCCGAAAATCTTCAGAAGGTGCCGATATCGGTCGGCGTCGTGGCGGGCGATCAGCTTCGCGCTTTCCAGACCGGCGGCGACGACATCATGGCGCTGTCTGGCCGCGTACCCGGCCTTTATGCCGAAACCACGACTGGCCGCATCTTCCCCCGCTTCTACATTCGCGGCCTGGGCAATATCGACTTCTATCTCGGCGCGTCGCAGCCCGTGTCGATCATTCAGGACGATGTCGTGCTGGAGCATGTCGTGCTGAAGTCCAACCCGGTGTTCGACATGAACCAGGTGGAAGTGCTGCGCGGTCCGCAGGGTTCGCTGTTCGGTCGCAACACCACGGCAGGCATCATCAAGTTCGACACCATCAAGCCCAGCCAGCAGTGGGAAGGCCGTGCGCAGGCCAGCTATGGCAGCTATAACACCGTCACCTTCGACGGTGGCATCGGCGGCCCGATCGTCGCGGACAAATTGGCCTTCCGCGTGTCGGCGCTCTACCAGCGCCGCGACGACTGGGTCGACAATGTCTACACCGGTCCCAGCGCCGACGGCACAGTCAGTCCAAAGAAGGACGCGATGGGCGGCTTTGAAGAGCGCGATGTGCGCGTTCAACTGCTGATGACGCCGACGGAATCCCTGTCAATGCTGACCTCGTTCCACGTTCGCGACTATGATGGTACATCGACCATCTTCCACCGCGCCGGGCTAAAGATAGGTTCGAACAGCGTCGCCGCGGAGCCGCGCAGCAAGATCGCGCTGGACGAGGCGCAGAACAACCCGCAGGCGTACAAGACCTATGGCGCGTCGGAAAAGATCGCCTATGATTTCGGGCCGGTCACGCTGACCTCCATCACTGCCTATGAGACGACCAAGGGCTATAGC encodes:
- a CDS encoding alpha-N-arabinofuranosidase: MTQGRTSTKRGIGLRWVLLLSAALSLMGRDAVFARAEPTVAASLTIHGDKPGATIDRNIYGQFVEHLGRGVYEGIWVGKDSPIPNVRGIRSDVVAALRQVKVPLIRWPGGCFADIYHWRDGVGDPAKRPRGINAAWSNAPESNAFGTHEYMDLLEQVGAAPFVSVNVGSGNVREADDWMRYMTAPVDSDPGRERATNGRTQPWEMPFIGIGNESWGCGGNMTAQTYATALRHYAAYVRTYSGPRVKLIAVGADTDDYAWTDTVMAQAMQWRPNPTPLAYTTDRPLMWGLSLHFYAFAGNDWRNKGRNIGFSEADWAAALVRTNLTDDLITRHSAIMDRHDPEKKVGLAVDEWGGWFDSEKDAPSALYLESTLRDAVIAGLSLNIFNRHADRVRMANLAQMVNVIQSLVLTRGDKMVVTPTWHIFDMYKVHQDATLIPVDVVAPDYIAGNARLPTLSVSASRDAVGKLHVSIVNLDPNKRADIRAALVGVKGRVARARVLTADAIDTRIRFEGPDPFVPKPVRNVRLQGDRLTLSVPAKSVTMVEIGAEIED
- a CDS encoding cation:proton antiporter, with product MAGAFDPNSFSDSLVVLGAAGLVIPGFARFRISPVIGFILVGLAVGPAGLGSLVGQYPWLFHVTISNREAIEPFAELGIILLLFSIGLELSFRRLWSMRTQVFGVGAAELLGSGAIIAIGLYMLGQPTAGAIGLGLALALSSTALVLPMVGTQGAVGRSAFSMLLFEDLALVPIIFMLGALAPTVAASPEGAWNGMVETLLRGGITIAVMLVLGRLVLPHIFAQAARTKSPEVFLAASLLVVIVSSLATSIAGLSPIVGALLAGLLIAETDYHGEVEVMTAPFKGLALGVFLITVGMSLDLRVILANWSSLMMAVVGVVLIKTLVTAVLLSISGVRKGVALEVGVLMSSPSETTLIVLSAAAAAQLILPSTAAFWQIVTAIGLTITPLLARVGHDIARRIEMGSGDEPAPITEDNVEPAAVVIGFGRVGRMVCDLLKQHNQRFIAVESDPDAVAEARRNGYPILFGDVSRPEMLDKLRLGHARALILTMDDPVLSVRVTKRVRGWVPDLPIIARARDTDHAAQLYKAGASDAVPETLESSLQLAETALVDLGVAMGPVIASIHQMREDLRMEIKDAAEMEATPKLRRLRADETP
- a CDS encoding threonine/serine dehydratase gives rise to the protein MPVSLAISLDDILDAARVIAPAAFCTPLIENDVLNARCGRRVLIKFEGAQRTGSFKFRGAYNRLARLDGAARVAGVVAWSSGNHAQGVAAAARLLGMPATIVMPADAPAIKLANTRALGAEILTYDRHSESREEIATALAQSRGATLVPSFDDPFIIAGQGTAGLEILEQAKAIGAEVGQVLVCCGGGGLTAGIATAIKGQSITTAIHTVEPAGFDDTARSLISGRREQVSPDARSICDALLAPSPGALTFPINQALVSGGLVVTDDQVRDAIRFAFTTLKLVVEPGGAVALAAMLPGLAPQGEGASVVVISGSNVDPDLYAAIIGGIG